The genomic region CCGCAACTCTCTCCGCTCGCACGCGGGCTGCTCGTCTCTGCCGCTGTGCTGCTGGCCGTGGGTGTGACAGACGCCGCGCTTCACGATCTCCTCGCGCAAAACCCGTTCGGCGCGCCGCGACCGGCGCAGGCGGCCGAGCCTGAAGCAAGCGGCCTCATCGGCTGGCTCCTCGCCAAGCAGTCGGAATTCTATCGCCAGATGTCGGCGACCATCCGCGCCGCGAAGTCCGACGGCTCGGCGGTGTGGACGCTGCTCTTCATCTCGTTCGCCTATGGCATCTTCCATGCCGCCGGTCCCGGCCACGGCAAGGCGGTGATCGCCTCCTATCTGGTCGCCAACCGCGAGACCGCTCGCCGCGGCATCGCGCTGTCGTTTGCCTCGGCGCTGATGCAGTCGCTGGTCGCGATCCTCATCGTCGGCATCTCGGCCTGGATCCTGAATGCCACCGCCAAGACCATGTGCAAGGCGGAAGGCGTGATCGAGATCGCGAGCTACGCCCTGATCGCGCTGTTCGGCCTGCGGTTGGTCTGGGTCAAAGGCCGCACCTTCATTCGCGCACTTCAGGCGACCCAGCCGGTGCCGGCGATGGCGGGCGTGCCGCACGACCACGATCACGATCATCACCATCACCGTGATGCGCATGATCATCATCACCACGATCACGGCCATGATCACCACCATGGCCACGGCCACGCTCACCATCACCACGGGCATGACCACGTCCATGACGAGCATTGCGGCCATTCCCACGGACCCACGCCAAGCGAGCTCGCCGGCCCCGGCGGCTGGCGGCGCGGCTTCGCCGCGATCCTGACCGTCGGCATCCGCCCCTGCTCGGGTGCGATCCTGGTCCTCGTGTTTGCACTCGCCCAGGGCCTGTTCTGGGCTGGAATTGCCGCGACCTTCCTGATGGGATTGGGCACCGCGATCACGGTGGCGGCCATCGCTGTTATCGCCGTCTCCGCCAAGGACATCGCCGCCCGTCTCAGCGCCGGCCGCGACGGCGGCGGCGCGCTGTTCATGCGCGGCATCGAGCTCGGCGCCGCAGGTCTGGTCCTGCTGTTCGGCGTCGGCCTCCTGTTCGGCTACATCGCCGCCGAACGGACCACGTGTTTTTGAGCCACTCTTTCTTACCCTCCCCTGGAGGGGGAGGGTCGCTGCGCATGAAGCGAAGCGCAATGCGGAGCGGGGTGGGGTGACGGTCTCTCCACATCAAACGGTGCCGGTGCGGAGAGATCACCCCATCCCGCTCGCGCTGCGCGCGATCGACCCTCCCCCTCCAGGGGAGGGTAAGAGTCACACCGGCAGAAACCGCTTCAACGCCGGCATGAAGAAGATCCCGAGATTGATCGCAAAGCCGATGCTCCAGAGGATCGAGCGCAGCGTCGGGCGGTTGCCGAGATAGGTCAGCACATAGGCGATCCGCACGATCAGGAACAGCGCCGCGAGCTCGTCGATCAGCCGCTGCGGCGAGTCCCTGTATTCGGCGAGCAGCACCGCGAACGCGAAGAACGGAAACGTCTCGATGCCGTTCTGGTGCGCGCCGAGCGCGCGTTGCGACAGGGCGTCCTCGTAGAAGGCGGGATCGCGCGGCCGGGAATTGTCGAAGCGGCGAAACCTGATCCATTTGACCGAGGCGATCGTAGACAGATAGAGCAGCAGCGCCCCGAAGACACACCATTCCGCGAGCGTCATCGTCCCTCCCCCCTTGGGTGCGACCCTAGCGAAACCAGCCTCATCTTGACAAGTTCGGACCAACGCGCGACCCAACCAGCCATGAACAGCGTCGTCCCCCTCGAGACTGCGAAACCGGCCACCCGATCCGCCCTGCCGCGGGTCGGCGTGCTCCTGATCAATCTCGGAACGCCTGAGACGGCCGATGCGCCCGGCGTGCGGGTCTACCTCAAGGAGTTCCTCAGCGACGCCCGCGTCATCGAGGACCAGGGCCTGATCTGGAAGCTGGTGCTGAACGGGATCATCCTGCGCAGCCGTCCCCGCACCAAGGCGCTCGATTACCAGAAGATCTGGAACAATGATCGGAACGAGTCGCCGCTGAAAACCATCACCCGCTCGCAAAGCGACAAGCTCGCAGCCGCCTTGTCCGATCGCGCCAACGTCGTTGTCGATTGGGCGATGCGCTACGGCAATCCCTCGATCAAGTCGGGCATAGATGCGCTGATCGCGAAAGGCTGCGAGCGCATCCTGGCCGTGCCGCTCTATCCGCAATATTCTGCCTCGACCTCGGCGACCGTCTGCGACGAAGTCTTCCGCGTGCTGGCGCAGCTTCGCAATCAGCCGACGCTGCGGGTGACGCCGCCCTATTACGTCGACGAGGCCTATATCGAGGCGCTCGCGACTTCGATCGAGGCGCATCTGGCGGCGTTGTCCTTCAAGCCGGAGCTGATCGTGGCGTCCTTCCACGGCATGCCGAAATCCTACGTCGACAAGGGCGATCCCTATCAGCAGCACTGTATCGCGACGACCGAGGCGCTGCGCCGCCGGCTCGGCATGGACGAGACGAAGCTGCTGCTGACCTTCCAGTCGCGCTTCGGCAACGACGAGTGGCTGCAGCCCTATACCGACAAGACCATGGAGCGGCTCGCCAAGGAAGGCGTGCGCCGCATCGCGGTGGTGACGCCGGGCTTTTCCGCCGACTGCCTGGAGACGCTGGAGGAGATCGCGCAGGAGAACGCCGAGATATTCAAGCATAATGGCGGCGAGCAGTTTTCCGCGATCCCCTGCCTCAACGACAGCGGGCCGGGCATGGACGTGATCCGCACCCTGGTGCTGCGCGAGCTCCAGGGCTGGATCTGACGTGACGGCGGGCGGCAAAACTTAACCTTGGCGCTAGGTCGGCCCGGGCATCCTTTCAAGAGCTTTCGTCCAAATTCATAATCCCCGCCATTCCCTTTCCGTACGCCTTGTGCGGATTTGGCCTGATGCCGACGTTACGCACGACCGCTGAACCGGTAGGCTATCGATCCCGACCAAATGACAGCGCCGGAAGGGCCTTTTTCCCGGCCTTGGAGGAGATATGAGCGGCTTCGACATTTTCGCGATTGTTCTGGTGTTGCTCGTCATCGTCACGCTGGTCGCCGGCGTGAAGACGGTGCCGCAGGGCTATGACTGGACCATCGAGCGGTTCGGCAAGTACACCCAGACGCTGAGCCCCGGGCTCAATTTGATCGTGCCCTATTTCGATCGCGTCGGGCGCAAGATCAACATGATGGAGCAGGTGATCGACATTCCCGAACAGGAGGTGATCACCAAGGACAACGCCACCGTGACGGTGGACGGCGTCGCCTTCTTCCAGGTGTTCGATGCCGCCAAGGCGAGCTACGAGGTCGCCAATCTGAACCAGGCGATCACGGTGCTCACCATGACCAACATCCGCTCGGTGATGGGCTCGATGGACCTCGACCAGGTGCTGTCGCACCGCGACGAGATCAACGAGCGGCTGCTGCGCGTGGTCGACGCCGCGGTGTCGCCCTGGGGCGTCAAGGTCAACCGCATCGAGATCAAGGACATCGTGCCGCCCGCCGACCTCGTCGAAGCCATGGGCCGGCAGATGAAGGCCGAGCGAGTCAAGCGCGCCGACATTCTCGCGGCCGAAGGCCAGCGCCAGTCGGAGATCCTGCGCGCCGAGGGCGCCAAGCAGGGCCAGATTCTCCAGGCCGAAGGCCGCCGCGAGGCCGCCTTCCGCGACGCCGAGGCGCGCGAGCGTCTCGCCGAGGCCGAAGCCAAGGCGACTCAAGTGGTGTCGGAAGCCATTGCCAAGGGCGACGTTGCGGCGTTGAACTATTTCATCGCCGACAAATATATCAAGGCGTTCGGCCAGTTCGCGGATGCGCCGAACCAGAAGATCATCATGCTGCCGGTGGAGGCCGTGAGCATGCTGGGCTCGCTCGCCGGTATCGGCGAGATCGCCAAGGCCACGTTCGGCGAGAGTGCTGCATCCGCAGCCGCTGCCGCGCGCCGCGGCGGATCGGTCCCGTCGTCGGGTCCGACGCCGCCCGCAGTGCCGCCGCAGTAACGGGGCTGTCTCACAGAGGTCGTGTCATGACCGACATGTTCGTATCGCTCGGCAACTGGAATTGGCTGATCTTCGGCTTCATCCTGATGGCGCTGGAGGTGATGGCGCCGGGCATCTTCCTGTTCTGGCTTGGGCTCGCAGCGTTGCTGGTCGGCCTGATCTCGTTCGCGGCTGCGATCTCCTGGCAGATCCAGCTCGTGATGTTCGCGATCTTTGCCGCCGCTGCCGTGCCGGTCTGGCGCCGCCTGGCCAAGCCGAAGCCGGATGCCAGCGCCAGCCCGTTCCTCAACAAGCGCACCGAAGCGCTGCTCGGCCGTGAGTTCACGCTGGAGAAGCCGATCATCGACGGCACCGGCACCGTGCGCATCGGCGACACGGTGTGGCGCGTGGCGGGCCCCGATACACCGGCCGGCACGCGGGTAAAAGTGGTGCAGGTCGACGGCGCCAACCTGACGGTCGCCGCGGCGTAGCTCCGCTTACCCTCCCCTGGAGGGGGAGGGTCGGCTCACATTGAGCGCAGCGAAATGTGAGACGGGGTGGGGTGACGGTCTCTCCACGTCCAACAGTGTTCGTGTGGAGAGATCACCCCACCCCGCTCGCGCTCCGCGCGATCGACCACGGGCGAGCTACGCTCGTCCCGGACCCCTCCAGGGGAGGGTATGAAGCTCCTCCGAATAAGTGGACACCTGTAGTAGGCTCATTGAGCCCGGAGGTGTCGAATGGAACGTCAACGTCGGTCATTTACCGAAGAGTACAAGCACCAAGCCGTCGAGTTGGCTTTGTCGAGCGGGCGCTCGATCGGGTCGGTTGCCAAGGAACTCGGTCTGCGCGACTCGGTGCTGCGGCGCTGGGTTGACAAGCTCCGGCAGGAGCCGACATCGGCGGCGTGGCGCCCCACCACGCAGGCGACGCCGATGTCGGCGGACCAGGCTTCGGAGATCGCCCGCCTGCGTCAGGAGAACGAACGGCTGCGCATGGAGCGCGACATTTTAAAAAAGTCGATCGCGATCTTCGCCGGAACCCGGACATGAGCTTCCGCTTCATCGAAGACCACCGCGACGCCTATCCGGTGCGGCTGATGTGTGCCGTGCTCGAGGTCTCGCCGGCCGGCTATTACGCCTGGCGCGATCGCCCGGTGAGCGAGCGGACCAAATCCAATGCCAGCCTCCTGGCCGCGATCCGGCAAGTCCATCAAGACAGCAGCGGGCGTTACGGCAGTCCTCGCGTCCATGCCGTCCTGCGCAAGCAGGGCCGCGGCGCCAGCCGTGGCCGGATCGAGCGGCTGATGCACCGGCACGGTATCCGCGCCATCATGGCGCCGCCACGCCGGGTGCGCACCACCGACAGCCGTCACGACCTCCCGATCGCACCGAACCTGATCGCGCGCGACTTCACCGCTCCCGCCCCGAACCGGGTCTGGCTCGCCGATATCACCTACATCCCGACCGCGGAGGGCTGGCTGTATCTGGCGGCCGTCATGGATCTGTTCAGCCGAAAGATCGTCGGCTGGGCCATGCAAGACCATATCCAGGTCGAGCTCGCATCCGCGGCGCTGACGATGGCCATCCAGCAGCAACGGCCGCTGGCCGGATTGATCCACCACTCCGATCGCGGTGTGCAGTATGCCTCACATGCCTATCGCAAGGTCCTCACCGGCGCCGGCATCGTGGCATCAATGAGCCGCAAGGCCGATTGCTACGACAATGCCCCGATGGAGAGCTTCTTCCATACCTTGAAAACCGAGCTGATCCATCATCGCGACTACAACACCCGCGCCGAGGCCCAGCGCGACATCTTCGCCTTCATCGAGGGCTTCTACAACCGAACCCGGCTCCATTCCGCAATCGGATATATCGCCCCGATCGAGATGGAGCTAAAAGCCGCTTAAACCCGTCCACTTTTTCGGGGGAAGATCAGTAAGAGGCGCCTCACCGCTTCCACCGCTCCGCAAACTTGTGCAGCGGCAAGAACGTCTCGCACAATTCGTGCCCCAGCGGCGTCAGTCCGTAGCCTCCACCGTCGCCCAGCTCCACGAAGCCCGCCTCGCGCAGCTCCGTCAGCCGTGCCTGCAGCACCGTGGGCGAGGCCTCGTCACAGGCGCTGCGCAGGGCGCGCGAGGTGAGGGGCTCTCCGCGCAACTCCCACAAGATTCGCAGGCTCCAGCGCCGGCCGAGCAGGTCGAGCAAAGCCATGATCGGCCGCCCGGTGCGCGAGCCGCGGACGCTGCGTGTCGCCGTGCCGGCCTGTTTCGCCATCGCCGCCTCTTCCGTCGCGCTACAGATAATGTAGCGTGTTGCTACGATAAATGTAGCATAGGAGCTCGGCCCATGTCTGCCGCGATGTCCCAGGCCTCACCGCGCATCGCTCCGCTCTCGCCGCCTTATCCCCCGGAAACCCAGGCGCAGTTCGACCGTATCATGCGCGGTGCGCCGCCGCTGATGCTGTTCCGGGTGATGGCGGGCCATGGCCGCGCCTGGGACAAGTTTCGCGCCGGCGGACTTCTTGATCCGGGGCCGCTCTCGCTGCGCCAGCGCGAGATCGTCATCGACCGCACCTGTGCGCTGAACGGCTGCGAATACGAATGGGGCGTGCATGTCGCGATCTTCGCCGGGCCGGCAAAGCTTACCGCGGAGGAGGTGCGCGCGACGGTGCTGGGCGATGCGAGGTCGGCCTGCTGGTCGCCGGCCGAGCAGGCGCTGATCGCGGCCGTCGACGCGCTGCATCATCGCGCGACGCTCGCCGACGAGGAATTCGACGCGCTCTCCGCGCATTACGACGACGCGCAGATCCTGGAGATCATGCTGCTGTGCGGCTTCTATCGCACGGTGTCGTACCTGGCGAACGGATTGCGAATGCCGCTGGAGGAGAACGCGGAGCGGTTTCCGCGGTAGACTCTCTCGCCCCGCAAGCGGCAG from Bradyrhizobium sp. CB1015 harbors:
- a CDS encoding nickel/cobalt transporter, which codes for MKPQLSPLARGLLVSAAVLLAVGVTDAALHDLLAQNPFGAPRPAQAAEPEASGLIGWLLAKQSEFYRQMSATIRAAKSDGSAVWTLLFISFAYGIFHAAGPGHGKAVIASYLVANRETARRGIALSFASALMQSLVAILIVGISAWILNATAKTMCKAEGVIEIASYALIALFGLRLVWVKGRTFIRALQATQPVPAMAGVPHDHDHDHHHHRDAHDHHHHDHGHDHHHGHGHAHHHHGHDHVHDEHCGHSHGPTPSELAGPGGWRRGFAAILTVGIRPCSGAILVLVFALAQGLFWAGIAATFLMGLGTAITVAAIAVIAVSAKDIAARLSAGRDGGGALFMRGIELGAAGLVLLFGVGLLFGYIAAERTTCF
- a CDS encoding MAPEG family protein, with translation MTLAEWCVFGALLLYLSTIASVKWIRFRRFDNSRPRDPAFYEDALSQRALGAHQNGIETFPFFAFAVLLAEYRDSPQRLIDELAALFLIVRIAYVLTYLGNRPTLRSILWSIGFAINLGIFFMPALKRFLPV
- the hemH gene encoding ferrochelatase; translation: MNSVVPLETAKPATRSALPRVGVLLINLGTPETADAPGVRVYLKEFLSDARVIEDQGLIWKLVLNGIILRSRPRTKALDYQKIWNNDRNESPLKTITRSQSDKLAAALSDRANVVVDWAMRYGNPSIKSGIDALIAKGCERILAVPLYPQYSASTSATVCDEVFRVLAQLRNQPTLRVTPPYYVDEAYIEALATSIEAHLAALSFKPELIVASFHGMPKSYVDKGDPYQQHCIATTEALRRRLGMDETKLLLTFQSRFGNDEWLQPYTDKTMERLAKEGVRRIAVVTPGFSADCLETLEEIAQENAEIFKHNGGEQFSAIPCLNDSGPGMDVIRTLVLRELQGWI
- a CDS encoding SPFH domain-containing protein; protein product: MSGFDIFAIVLVLLVIVTLVAGVKTVPQGYDWTIERFGKYTQTLSPGLNLIVPYFDRVGRKINMMEQVIDIPEQEVITKDNATVTVDGVAFFQVFDAAKASYEVANLNQAITVLTMTNIRSVMGSMDLDQVLSHRDEINERLLRVVDAAVSPWGVKVNRIEIKDIVPPADLVEAMGRQMKAERVKRADILAAEGQRQSEILRAEGAKQGQILQAEGRREAAFRDAEARERLAEAEAKATQVVSEAIAKGDVAALNYFIADKYIKAFGQFADAPNQKIIMLPVEAVSMLGSLAGIGEIAKATFGESAASAAAAARRGGSVPSSGPTPPAVPPQ
- a CDS encoding NfeD family protein, translated to MTDMFVSLGNWNWLIFGFILMALEVMAPGIFLFWLGLAALLVGLISFAAAISWQIQLVMFAIFAAAAVPVWRRLAKPKPDASASPFLNKRTEALLGREFTLEKPIIDGTGTVRIGDTVWRVAGPDTPAGTRVKVVQVDGANLTVAAA
- a CDS encoding IS3 family transposase (programmed frameshift) → MERQRRSFTEEYKHQAVELALSSGRSIGSVAKELGLRDSVLRRWVDKLRQEPTSAAWRPTTQATPMSADQASEIARLRQENERLRMERDILKKSIANLRRNPDMSFRFIEDHRDAYPVRLMCAVLEVSPAGYYAWRDRPVSERTKSNASLLAAIRQVHQDSSGRYGSPRVHAVLRKQGRGASRGRIERLMHRHGIRAIMAPPRRVRTTDSRHDLPIAPNLIARDFTAPAPNRVWLADITYIPTAEGWLYLAAVMDLFSRKIVGWAMQDHIQVELASAALTMAIQQQRPLAGLIHHSDRGVQYASHAYRKVLTGAGIVASMSRKADCYDNAPMESFFHTLKTELIHHRDYNTRAEAQRDIFAFIEGFYNRTRLHSAIGYIAPIEMELKAA
- a CDS encoding helix-turn-helix domain-containing protein, which gives rise to MAKQAGTATRSVRGSRTGRPIMALLDLLGRRWSLRILWELRGEPLTSRALRSACDEASPTVLQARLTELREAGFVELGDGGGYGLTPLGHELCETFLPLHKFAERWKR
- a CDS encoding carboxymuconolactone decarboxylase family protein: MSQASPRIAPLSPPYPPETQAQFDRIMRGAPPLMLFRVMAGHGRAWDKFRAGGLLDPGPLSLRQREIVIDRTCALNGCEYEWGVHVAIFAGPAKLTAEEVRATVLGDARSACWSPAEQALIAAVDALHHRATLADEEFDALSAHYDDAQILEIMLLCGFYRTVSYLANGLRMPLEENAERFPR